A genomic region of Papaver somniferum cultivar HN1 chromosome 7, ASM357369v1, whole genome shotgun sequence contains the following coding sequences:
- the LOC113297924 gene encoding uncharacterized protein LOC113297924, whose product MGKHGVALIFIFFVLFAGFSSVAAEAPVIIVSRFVSTALSPLIKWLWSLKSSNTKAAISGRSMVKFESGYNVETVFDGSKLGIEPYSVEVLPTGEVLVLDSASSNLYKISQPLSRYSRPKLIAGSADGYSGHVDGKPREARMSNPKGLTVDDRGNIYIADTTNMVIRKISDTGVTTIAGGNWGRGGGHIDGPSEDAKFSTDFDVFYVGSSCSLLVIDRGNQAIREIQLHDDDCANEYETDFPLGIVVLAAAVFFGYMLALLQRRVGSLFYSQRDPASYRNANFPASHYEKSLRPSSVRPPLIPNEYEENQEEGFFGSAWRLVSITGAVITEIIGGVFSFRKKAVNFQQEQYYFQQKQNLQNQWPLQESFVIPDEDEPPPSLEARTPRKSYPFMSKDTERSYPYRQSRGHQHSGWNSEFHPQQHEQYQLEQKLQHKQQQQKHHRHQHQQQHYPSGPRTVYEQSSETTKEIVFGAVQEQNERHEAVVIKAVDYGNPMYNHHNIHSRINYMTYNNGY is encoded by the exons ATGGGGAAACATGGGGTTGCTTTAATTTTCATCTTTTTCGTTTTATTTGCTGGTTTCTCTTCAGTTGCAGCTGAAGCTCCTGTAA TAATTGTGAGCAGATTTGTGTCGACTGCACTATCTCCACTTATAAAATGGTTATGGTCACTAAAATCTAGTAATACCAAAGCAG CAATTTCTGGTCGTTCAATGGTGAAATTTGAGAGTGGGTATAATGTAGAGACAGTTTTTGATGGGAGTAAACTTGGGATTGAGCCATACTCAGTTGAAGTGTTGCCTACTGGAGAAGTTTTGGTTTTGGATTCTGCTAGTAGTAATCTTTATAAGATTTCACAACCATTATCTCGTT ATAGCAGGCCGAAGCTTATAGCTGGTTCAGCTGATGGATATTCAGGGCATGTAGATGGGAAGCCGAGAGAGGCAAGGATGAGCAATCCGAAAGGGCTTACAGTTGATGATAGAGGGAACATTTACATAGCTGACACTACAAACATGGTAATAAGGAAGATCAGTGATACAG GGGTTACAACAATCGCCGGAGGGAATTGGGGCAGAGGTGGAGGGCATATCGACGGGCCAAGCGAAGATGCAAAATTTTCAACTGATTTTGATGTGTTTTATGTAGGAAGCAGTTGTTCCCTCCTGGTCATAGACAGAGGTAACCAAGCAATTCGAGAGATACAGCTCCACGACGATGATTGCGCCAACGAATATGAAACTGACTTTCCCTTAG GAATCGTGGTGCTAGCTGCAGCAGTATTCTTTGGTTACATGCTAGCATTGCTTCAACGCCGAGTAGGTTCACTGTTCTATTCCCAAAGA gACCCAGCAAGTTATAGAAATGCGAACTTTCCCGCCAGCCACTATGAGAAATCACTGAGACCATCATCAGTAAGGCCACCATTGATTCCTAATGAATATGAAGAGAACCAAGAAGAAGGCTTCTTTGGTTCAGCGTGGAGGCTTGTCTCTATCACAGGAGCAGTGATCACTGAAATTATTGGAGGGGTGTTTAGTTTTAGAAAGAAGGCTGTTAACTTTCAACAAGAACAATACTACTTCCAGCAAAAGCAAAACCTTCAGAACCAGTGGCCTTTGCAGGAAAGCTTTGTGATACCTGATGAAGACGAACCCCCACCTTCATTAGAAGCGAGGACTCCAAGAAAATCTTATCCTTTTATGTCCAAGGATACAGAGAGAAGTTATCCATACCGTCAAAGCCGAGGTCATCAGCACAGTGGATGGAACAGTGAATTTCATCCACAGCAGCATGAACAATATCAGCTTGAGCAGAAGCTGCAGCAtaagcagcaacaacaaaaacaCCATAGGCATCAGCATCAGCAACAGCATTATCCATCAGGCCCACGGACAGTTTATGAGCAGAGCAGTGAGACTACCAAGGAGATTGTCTTTGGGGCAGTTCAGGAACAAAATGAAAGGCATGAGGCAGTTGTGATAAAAGCTGTCGACTACGGAAATCCTATGTATAATCATCATAATATCCACTCGCGGATAAATTATATGACTTATAATAATGGTTACTGA
- the LOC113294966 gene encoding protein DETOXIFICATION 27-like, whose amino-acid sequence MENGERTESGIRDEILQEDSNNQHNRVQDDLPRRVWIESKKLWHIVGPSIFSRIASYSMNVVTQVFAGHLGDLELASISIANTVIIGFTFGLLLGMASASETLCGQAYGAKQHRMLGIYLQRSWVVLTLCAILLLPIYIFAAPILKFLGQPDDLANLTGRVTIWMIPLHFAFVFQFSLQRFLQSQLKTLIIAWVCLAALVVHIFLSWLFIYKLGFGVIGAAATMNFSWWITVLGLFYYVALGGCPETWTGFSIEAFSGLWDFFKLSAASGVMICVESWYYRILVLMTGSLNNATIAVSALSVCMVINGLEMMIPLAFLAATGVRVSNELGAGNGKAAKFASTVSVITSLIIGVCFSTLIMIFHEKLAMFFTSSHAILQAIDKLAYLLAITILLNSIQPVLSGVAIGAGWQAWVAYVSLGCYYIVGLPLGAVLRWVFHLGVQGIWSGMIGGTALQTLILIIISIRCDWDVQAEKANSRMKMMAAASSSEPEQQNSSSQTGPPCN is encoded by the exons ATGGAAAATGGTGAACGTACTGAGAGTGGTATAAGAGATGAAATATTACAGGAAGATTCCAACAATCAACATAATCGAGTTCAAGATGATTTGCCGAGGAGAGTTTGGATCGAATCAAAAAAACTATGGCATATTGTTGGTCCATCAATCTTCAGTCGTATTGCTTCTTATTCCATGAATGTTGTCACCCAAGTTTTTGCTGGTCATTTGGGCGACCTTGAGCTTGCTTCCATTTCCATTGCCAATACTGTTATCATTGGTTTTACCTTTGGCTTATTG TTGGGAATGGCGAGTGCATCAGAGACTTTGTGCGGGCAAGCATATGGAGCTAAACAACACCGCATGTTAGGAATTTACTTGCAACGTTCATGGGTTGTTTTGACTCTCTGTGCGATTTTACTTTTACCAATTTACATATTCGCTGCACCAATTCTTAAATTTCTCGGACAACCAGATGATCTAGCTAATTTAACAGGCCGAGTGACTATCTGGATGATTCCTCTTCATTTCGCCTTCGTTTTCCAGTTCTCattacaaagatttcttcagagTCAACTAAAGACACTTATTATTGCCTGGGTTTGCTTGGCAGCTCTAGTTGTTCATATATTTCTGAGCTGGTTATTCATTTACAAACTTGGTTTTGGTGTTATTGGAGCTGCTGCTACTATGAATTTCTCGTGGTGGATTACGGTTTTGGGCTTGTTCTATTATGTTGCTCTTGGCGGCTGCCCTGAAACATGGACAGGTTTTTCTATCGAAGCCTTTTCTGGCCTTTGGGACTTTTTCAAACTCTCTGCAGCTTCTGGTGTCATGATATG TGTGGAAAGCTGGTATTACAGAATTCTGGTTTTAATGACCGGAAGCTTGAACAACGCTACAATTGCCGTCTCAGCTCTTTCAGTGTG TATGGTCATAAATGGACTGGAGATGATGATTCCTCTTGCTTTCTTGGCTGCAACCGG AGTAAGAGTTTCAAATGAGCTTGGAGCAGGGAATGGAAAAGCTGCGAAATTTGCTTCGACAGTTTCGGTGATCACGTCTTTGATAATAGGGGTTTGCTTTAGTACCCTGATAATGATTTTTCATGAAAAGCTGGCAATGTTTTTCACCTCAAGCCATGCCATTCTCCAAGCAATTGATAAGCTTGCATACCTATTGGCCATCACCATTCTCCTCAACAGTATTCAGCCAGTACTCTCTG GCGTCGCCATTGGAGCAGGGTGGCAAGCCTGGGTAGCTTATGTAAGTCTCGGCTGCTACTATATTGTCGGGCTTCCACTTGGAGCTGTCCTTAGATGGGTTTTCCATCTAGGTGTTCAA GGTATATGGAGTGGGATGATAGGTGGTACTGCCCTTCAAACCTTGATTTTGATTATAATCAGCATTAGGTGTGATTGGGATGTGCAG GCTGAAAAGGCAAACTCGCGAATGAAGATGATGGCAGCAGCTTCATCTTCTGAACCAGAGCAACAAAACTCTTCGAGTCAAACTGGACCACCCTGCAATTAA